In the genome of Pempheris klunzingeri isolate RE-2024b chromosome 20, fPemKlu1.hap1, whole genome shotgun sequence, the window taaaacaccaaaatgacacaaacacattaactgatggaggcagcagcagagcagcagctcctgtgtcctgttctctaaaatccctgttttagtgaatgtagtctggtgtgtgtgctgtttgtggttaaaccaaaaggatcttccaggtctctctctgtagggatcctttccatgatgctgtcacacacttagaataacactctgagcctgtcagtggatcaaacaagctcttttagtggacctactgtgatcaggtgcagttgtcccaaaggatcacgttgcagccattgcagcccgtttggtgtctgctggctgaggtgatctactggaccagttccaacacttttactacctaccagtcactcacacaccaggatgtggacagagaggatcatgggtagaaacagtaGTCATACCTCCTCCATAATCATAAATGCACTGGAACACATTTATGATTCTGTGATTAAACTGTGTCCACGTTAGTGTCGCTGAGCTGTGATTGGACAATCGCTGTTTGGGGGAGGGGCTTAGAGATCCTCAGCTCACTGTCAGATTTCCATTTGatgtcagacaaaaacaacatgtgaCCTGAAGCGGGTCCAGGTGGGCGGACCAACCCATGAAGGCGGCAGGAGGAGGACCCCGGTGTTCCGGTCAGAGTTCGGTGTTTGGCCCGCGGCCGCTCGTCCTCCCCTCGCACTCTCTGTGGAAGTCGCAGCCGTCCAACAGGTGGCGGTAGTTGGCCCGGACGTCCCGGTACAGCGGCGCGTCCTCCCCCTCCAGCCCCGGGAATCGAACCGGCGACTCGTTGACGAGCAGCTGCAGCCGCGGGCCTCGCTGGCAGTCGTACAGGACGAAGAGCAGGTTGGCGGCGTACGGGACGATGAGGCTGGTCCGGAAACTCCGACCTGTGAGACACGGAGGAAGAACAcgaaccaggaagtgaagaaaagACCTCCTTTTATTCCTTCACCTTCAATTAATCCATCAAGTATCAACGGCTTTGTGTTTAAAGGAGCAGGCTGTAGGAGTTCAGGAGATCTATCAGcagttagccccagttagcacaaacattagccccagttagcacaaacattagccccagttagcacaaacattagccccagttagcacaaacattagcctcagttagcacaaacattagccccagttagcacaaacattagccccagttagcacaaacattagcctcagttagcacaaacattagccccagttagctcaagcattagcctcagttagcacaaacattagccccagttagcacaaacattagcctcagttagcacaaacattagccccagttagcacaaacattagccccagttagctcaagcattagcctcagttagcacaaacattagcctcagttagctcAAGCATTAcccccagttagcacaaacagcGCAGCATgttggtgttagcatgttagcatctaTAAGTGTTGATGACCGTTGTTCTGATGGATCGTTTGAGCacaaattaatcatttaattgttgCGTCTGTGGCGGCCATGATGAATGAAGTGCTACACTGCGTCCTCGTCTCTGATTGGACATTAGGACAGGGGCGGGGCTTCGTACCATGCTGTGCGTGGTAGTTGGCGGCGGTGAGCGGAGTTTGGTCTTTGTAGAGTcccagcagggagaggagggggaggagcgtCTCAGCGTGACCCACCAGGATGGAGGCCGGCTCAGGTGACGCCTCCGTGGACCTGATCAATCACCAATAATCATCAATATCAGTGTAAATATCAGATTCATTCACACCACAGTTCTCTCAGCTTCCTGTCCTCTGTGGCCCTTCAAATTAAGAGTTAGGCTTATGTTAGGCTTAGGGTTattggttttgtgttttaataacTCAAAGGTTCCTGTGATGTCACCGACCTGCGGGGGCGTCCGGCTTTGTCGAGCGTCCTGAAGACGTGATGGAAGAGAGGGCAGCTGGACAGGCTGCTGATCACATGACCGTGGGAGCGCTTCCAGTACTGCTTCAGGTCCGACTTGTACTCCAACACCTGCAGGTGAAACAGGCGTCAGCCAGCTGCATCTGACCGGATTGATTATTGGTTCATTATTGGTTTGAACACcctcagaaaacagtgaaataacTCCTGTTTAATGGGTCCAACACTAGTTATCCACTAATCACTCATTATTGTTCATTTGTTCTGACAAAGATCATCTGTGAGGAAAGATGCTCCACTCTAACACCACAGCACAAACAGGGTTTCTGTAGTTCAGCGGAGTGAGACCTCGTCTCTGTAGAGGATCTCTGGTCAGTTTCTCCACTTAAACTTTAAAGTTCACAgtataaaatcaaatgtttggaTCAAGTAACTCCTGAGAAATTCACTGTCAGACTTAATGTCAGTATCAGACCGGACTGTATCAGCAGAGAATCAATATTTAAAGGGACGGTACCTTTGCGTCGCTCTCATCGAACAGGAAACACCACGGAGAGAGAAGAGACCTGATGGAGAGCTCGTAGGAACACAGGAAGAACGCTGCTTCCACCAGATCTACGGCAGGCAGGGAGGGACAAGCttcagcccagtgtgtgtgtgtgtgtgtgtgttacagtgtgtgtgttacagtgtgtgtgtgtgtgtgtgtgtgtgtgtgtgtgtgtgtgtgtgtgtgttacagtgtgtgtgtgtgtgtgtgtgtgtgtgtgtgtgtgtgtgtgtgttacagtgtgtgtgtgtgtgtgtgtgtgtgtgtgtgtgtgtgttacagtgtgtgtgtgtgtgtgtgtgtgtgtgtgtgtgtgtgttacagtgtgtgtgtgtgtgtgtgtgtgtgttacagtgtgtgtgtgtgtgtgtgtgtgtgtgttactgtgtgtgtgtgtgtgtgttactgtgtgtgtgtgtgttacagtgtgtgtgtgtgttacagtgtgtgtgttacagagtgtgtgtgttacagtgtgtgtgttacagagtgtgtgtgtgtgtgtgtgtgtgtgttacagagtgtgtgtgtgtgtgtgtgtgtgtgttacagagtgtgtgtgtgtgtgtgtgtgtgtgtgttactgtgtgtgtgtgtgttacagtgtgtgtgtgtgtgtgtgtgtgtgtgtgtgttacagtgtgtgtgttacagagtgtgtgttacagagtgtgtgttacagtgtgtgtgttacagtgtgtgtgtgtgtgtgtgtgtgtgttacagagtgtgtgtgttacagtgtgtgtgtgtgtgttacagtgtgtgtgtgttacagtgtgtgtgttacagtgtgtgtgttacagagtgtgtgttacagtgtgtgtgtgtgtgtgtgtgtgttacagagtgtgtgtgttacagagtgtgtgtgttacagtgtgtgtgttacagtgtgtgtgttacagagtgtgtgtctgacctgggGTGAGGCGGTGGTGAGGAAGGCCCAGCTTGTCggccatcctcctcctcactgcctccatctcctctccatGTTTGAACTTCTCCACCTCCAGCAGCGCTGTGCGGTTGTTCTCCACGCCCTCCACGTAACCACGGCAACGCTCGAAGAAGCGCATCAGCTCGTCGTCCACCCGGTGGGAGTACTGCACCTCTGTGGAGAGACCACACGTCGCTTAGCGACCGCGAGACTACACTTCCCAGAATGCCACTTCCCTAATGTAGCTCGTTCCTCCGACAGGCGGGCGGCGAGAGGGGGGGGGCGAGCGCAATGCGGGCCGGTCCGGCGATGCGGCCCACCGTCCCACTAGCGGTCTCACCTGAGCGGCCCCACAGGAGCTGCAGCCCCTCCTGGAAAGACTCCACGCTGCTCACACAGCGATGTTTAGAGCTGCTCCTCACACTGAACCTCCTCTGGTTCTCCTCCGACAGCAGAGCAGGGAGCAGCAGGGACAGACGCACCGCCAGCTGACGGAGGTCCTCCCTGCCCTTCATCACCAGCTGAcctgagggggagggggggagaagTTTACACCGCTAACCCGGGATATTTCCTCCAGTAGTTACACCGCTAACCCGGGATATTTCCTCCAGTAGTTACACCGCTAAACCGGGATATTTCCTCCCGTAGTTACACCGCTAACCCGGGATATTTCCTCCAGTATTTACACCGCTAACCCGGGATATTTCCTCCAGTAGTTACACCGCTAACCCGGGATATTTCCTCCAGTAGTTACACCGCTAACCCGGGATATTTCCTCCAGTATTTACACCGCTAACCCGGGATATTTCCTCCCGTAGTTACACCGCTAACCCGGGATATTTCCTCCAGTAGTTACCGTCCATGTCCTCGGTGAACCACATCTCCCAGCGGCTCTGGATGTCCTGCAGCCAGCCCGGGGCCCCCGGGGCTCTGGAGGCTTCTGTCCGGACCAGCTCGCTCAGTTTCTGGATCCTGCGGATGTTCTTGGCGGTCGGGTAGCGGCTCCCGTGGCGGATGACGGCGGTCAGGTGGACCGGGGTGCAGCGCTCGGAGGGCGGGGGCTTTAACGCCGACCCGTTGGCGGACAGGGCGTCCCGGAGCAGGTGCGGGTTCACCTCCTCGTAGCGGGTCTTGGTCCCGAAGTACGTGGCGATGTGCGGGATGTCCGGGGCCGCCAGAGAAGAGCAGGACAGGCGGGTCAGAGCCAGGCCGAGAGCCGCCAGCACCAGGCCGTTTCTGGGCGGTGAACCGGAGAACATGTCGGCGGGAGTCCGGGAGGTTTCAGCCGGTCTGACATCCGTGAAGTTCACAGCAgcctttgtttgctttgttgatGTTCCGGGTtcatgtgacctttgacctccgtGACGCAGCTCCGggcaaacagaaacatttccgGAGTTTTAAAATCCGCGATGTGTGAAAAACTACAAGTAAAAATaagagacggagggaggaagTGTGGCGGCGTTTGGTCCTCAGAGAGCCGAAGAacaagagagaaggaaaatTGAAAATGTCACGTTCCGGTACACAAACAACTTCCGGTAAATTTgatccaaaataaaagccgaaacaacaacacaaaatgactcccgttgcattttcaaaataaagcccACATTAACAAACATCTGAAAAGATCATAACTCTTCTTTTTACAATTCAAAACCGTAAAACTATAAATGCACCAAAAGAaacagtgaagaagaaagaaagaaactaaaGGACCATTAGAGGTCATAAAGCAGAGTTATGAATGAACACAAGACAGACTCAAACATGtgctttaaatcaaatcaaactttatttaaatggaCCTTCATcctgatggtgatgatgatgatctccTCCTCATATCCAGGTTTGGTTGAAGAGGTCCGGCTCCTGTATTCCTGCGTACGGCCCAGAAAGAGGAATCatcatttctgtctcttctttcaCAAACGTTCATCAGTTTCACTCTGAAGGTGGAAAAACTCTGATTGTGCCGCAGCTTCATGTAGGAACTAGTTTGAACCGAACTACACCCTCCAGCAGCCGGGGGACATCGAGCataacgttagcatgctaacgctCCCGACCAGGAGCGCCGCGTGGCTTTGCCGTAGAAAACAGTTCCTGCGTGAAGCTGTGAGCAGGTTATTGACTGTTGATCCATTACAAGTGGCTAAACTCAGCTAACTTGCTAATGGTGCAATAACACGAATCAATGCAAAGTATAATAGCATTGATTATACATGTTAAAACTTCAGAGCAGTTTAGAGCTAACGTCATGCTAACAgtgcaaaacatttctttatttatggGCACCAGGGATCAGCTATAGAAAGATTCGCCCCAAACTGTTGTGAGAATGTGATGAATGGAGAAACTGTTACAGGTTTCCAGGCTGTAAACAcgtttatttctgctgtaaagTTGGCTGTTTAAACATGGAGGTCAATGGTGACTGACTTGCTGTGGAGGACCTGCAGGTCTTGGCTCTTGGTCCTGGAGAACTACTGCACAGGCCGCATCTTCATGCTGATGGCCTTCAGCGAGTAGTTGTAGCCTTTCCAGTGTTCCCAGTCCACCCCAATAGCATAGTGGGTGCCGTCAGCCCCCCAGCGATAAACCCCGTTGGGATTTGTATTGTGACAAATTCCGTACCAGAACGCCCCCAGGAAGGTTTTGGCACAGTTGCGACTGTCTGTGTCCTGGTCTTTGTCGAAGGTGGAGAACTTGAGTCCGCTGTGATTACTCAGGGAgtctcctgcagaaacacaagtCAGGACGCAAGGAAACAATAATGGAGTCTGAACTAGATCTACTTCCTGTTTTTACAGCCTCCTCCAACCTTTAACTCAGCACCGTCCTCCAAAGTGTTCCTGCTAACAGCTGCTGAGCTAACAGACCCTCCGCCCCCCCGCAGACTGCTGACGGTTACTGTGGTTGAATGAACACAATAAATCCACGAGGAGTCGGCTGTAGCGACCCGTGAtgcagctgagagagaaaaccagCGAGCTGAGAGGCTGTTAACACCCCGAGTGTGTCGGAAAGAGTTAATTTAGTGTTAAAAGTGTTTCTGAGTTCTTATTCTGGCCCAGACCATCAGATGTTTCTCCAGGACTTTTAGCTGAAtcagtgcctaaacctaaccagccCGCCACTGAACACTGGCGATAACACAAGAAGTTCACAGGAAACAGACGTTAACAGGTGAAGCGGTCTGGTTTCCTGCTGGTCTGAGACTGGATCCATTCAGCCACATGAACCTGAGGAGGAACTGATCCTCCACATTAAAGTCCAGCTTAGAATCTGATTTAAACCAGGTTTAACGTGTTGGATGTACGTCACACACTGAAGGTGGTTTTATCTTCTTATGATTCTTATTATCTTGACGCCTCTTTTGAGTTTCTTGTTTACGGACTGTTTCTCAT includes:
- the minpp1b gene encoding multiple inositol polyphosphate phosphatase 1b; protein product: MFSGSPPRNGLVLAALGLALTRLSCSSLAAPDIPHIATYFGTKTRYEEVNPHLLRDALSANGSALKPPPSERCTPVHLTAVIRHGSRYPTAKNIRRIQKLSELVRTEASRAPGAPGWLQDIQSRWEMWFTEDMDGQLVMKGREDLRQLAVRLSLLLPALLSEENQRRFSVRSSSKHRCVSSVESFQEGLQLLWGRSEVQYSHRVDDELMRFFERCRGYVEGVENNRTALLEVEKFKHGEEMEAVRRRMADKLGLPHHRLTPDLVEAAFFLCSYELSIRSLLSPWCFLFDESDAKVLEYKSDLKQYWKRSHGHVISSLSSCPLFHHVFRTLDKAGRPRRSTEASPEPASILVGHAETLLPLLSLLGLYKDQTPLTAANYHAQHGRSFRTSLIVPYAANLLFVLYDCQRGPRLQLLVNESPVRFPGLEGEDAPLYRDVRANYRHLLDGCDFHRECEGRTSGRGPNTEL